The genomic DNA GCCAAGGTCTCTCACGCTCCAAGGACGCTGTGATGACGGTGCTAATTACTGTTAAGTAACCCAAATTTTAGGGGCCCGCCCACGGGAGGGATACGTGAGCTTGGCGACAGGGGGAAAGTTGCCCGTCAGGACGTCCGACTATGCTCGGGCGCGCATCGCCCGCGGACACCTTCTGGAGCATTCATGGCCCTCAAGATCACAGTGATCGGCACCGGCTACCTGGGCGCCACGCACGCCGCGGCCATGGCCGAACTGGGCTTCGAGGTGCTGGGTCTCGACGTCGTACCCGAGAAGATCGCGATGCTCCAGCGGGGTGAGGTCCCGATGTACGAACCGGGGCTCGAAGAGCTGCTGCGCAAGCATGTCGCCGGCATCGAGGGCTCCACCGGGCGGCTGCGCTTCACCATGGACTGGGCGGAGGTCGCGGAGTTCGGCGACGTCCACTTCATGTGCACGAACACCCCGCAGAAGCACGGCGAGTACGCCTGCGACATGTCGTACGTCGACCGGGCCTTCGAGCTGCTCGCCCCGCATCTCACCCGCCCCGCGCTCGTGGTCGGCAAGTCCACCGTGCCGGTCGGTTCGGCGGACCGGCTGGCCGCGTATCTCGCCGCGCACGCGCCCGCGGGTGCGGATGCCGAGCTGGCGTGGAACCCGGAGTTCCTGCGGGAGGGCCTGGCCGTCGAGGACACGTTGCAACCGGACCGGATCGTGGTCGGAGTGCGGAGCGAGCGGGCCGAGAGGCTGTTGCGCGAGGTGTATGCCGTGCCGGTCGGGGCCGGGTCGCCGTTCGTGGTGACCGACTTCCCGACCGCCGAGCTGGTGAAGACGGCCGCGAACTCCTTCCTCGCCACGAAGATCTCCTTCATCAACGCGATGGCCGAGGTGTGCGAGGCCGCGGACGGCGATGTCGTGAAGCTGGCCGAGGCGATCGGGCACGACGAGCGGATCGGGAAGAAGTTCCTGCGGGCCGGGATCGGCTTCGGCGGGGGCTGCCTCCCGAAGGACATCCGGGCCTTCATGGCGCGCGCCGGTGAGCTGGGCGCCGACCAGGCGCTGACCTTCCTGCGCGAGATCGACTCCATCAACATGCGGCGGCGTGGGCAGATGGTCGAGATGGCGCGCGAGGCGCTCGGCGGCGGGTCCTTCCTGGGCAAGCGGGTCGCCGTGCTCGGCGCGGCCTTCAAGCCCGACTCGGACGACGTGCGCGACTCCCCCGCACTGAACGTCGCCGGCCAGATCCACCTCCAGGGCGGCCAGGTCACCGTCTACGACCCGAAGGGCATGGACAACGCCCGGCGGCTGTTCCCGACGCTCGGGTACGCCGACACCGCCGTGGAGGCCGTGCGGGGCGCCGATGTCGTCCTGCACCTGACGGAGTGGCGGGAGTTCCGCGAGCTGGACCCGGCGGCGCTCGGCGAGGCCGTACGC from Streptomyces sp. NBC_01478 includes the following:
- a CDS encoding UDP-glucose dehydrogenase family protein; translation: MALKITVIGTGYLGATHAAAMAELGFEVLGLDVVPEKIAMLQRGEVPMYEPGLEELLRKHVAGIEGSTGRLRFTMDWAEVAEFGDVHFMCTNTPQKHGEYACDMSYVDRAFELLAPHLTRPALVVGKSTVPVGSADRLAAYLAAHAPAGADAELAWNPEFLREGLAVEDTLQPDRIVVGVRSERAERLLREVYAVPVGAGSPFVVTDFPTAELVKTAANSFLATKISFINAMAEVCEAADGDVVKLAEAIGHDERIGKKFLRAGIGFGGGCLPKDIRAFMARAGELGADQALTFLREIDSINMRRRGQMVEMAREALGGGSFLGKRVAVLGAAFKPDSDDVRDSPALNVAGQIHLQGGQVTVYDPKGMDNARRLFPTLGYADTAVEAVRGADVVLHLTEWREFRELDPAALGEAVRARVVLDGRNALDPTLWRKAGWTFRAMGRPTA